In one window of Vanrija pseudolonga chromosome 5, complete sequence DNA:
- the mph1_1 gene encoding Serine/threonine-protein kinase mph1 — MTQASPSTPIAVNGMGGQALGKPIWDNEGDEDESFEVQVPDFHFDWGVEDPSSASKNNSESSGGARSTHVTQHSLSSLAQASPSNVSSSSSNRFLTRVADHSISSASSALPTPPHTGTSVLGGLGRRTDQISTLASVDDIDMDRPDRPLRTLPGRSFQRVVSAPVSSAKAIDEGVQVPRIADDGSKATLRSNMVTPGLSQRTLATTANSTARRIAGLSRFGGPARRGVAAPQPEFQEEQETAGAELAASPERQDDGTLQSAAETPNSTVASSTIRGYGAATPPARPEAQGMIFRDGRPDSLQLGQSPQLRPRSPVAIKSPVPLQVSGRENQPQASTHQDLIPKSSGTPKRRDFGVPSHQRVDHPRPDKHIVEAELRHPLRATRPAPVQPQPTTGARVSSWSGQPSPRAEVQPLPAPQPLPQAVRRSFVVNHAPYERLGLLGKGGSSKVYSVLCPTKRAVFALKRVSLEHADPETYQSYTNEIELLRRLRGHDRIIQLIDHQITFSEGNRPRTLLMVMECGEIDFAALLDDQRGKPLNLNFVGLYWQQMLEAVHAVHAENVVHTDLKPANFVLVKGRLKIIDFGIAKAIANDTVNIQREQQIGTVNYMSPEAIQRMNNQKVLKLSYPSDVWSLGCILYQMIYGSPPFHHITAGPLAKMNAIADPSYRITYPPTAIAKTSSLPGQPSPTSVPVVVPTTAISTMRSCLAYNKDNRLTIPKLLQHDFLTRNEPTVPSLPPNSTSITESQMAMLVNFVLRENGLPTLAGNDRTAEDLFSQLQSQNALSQS, encoded by the exons ATGACACAAGCATCTCCATCGACCCCTATAGCCGTAAACGGCATGGGTGGTCAAGCCCTTGGAAAACCCATCTGGGACAATGAAGGCGACGAAGACGAGTCGTTCGAGGTCCAAGTCCCAGACTTCCACTTTGACTGGGGAGTGGAAGACCCCTCGTCTGCATCCAAGAACAACTCCGAGTCCTCGggtggcgcgcgcagcacacACGTAACCCAACACTCGCTGTCATCGCTGGCCCAGGCGTCCCCCTCCAACGtctcctcatcgtcctcaaATCGCTTCCTCACCCGTGTTGCTGATCACTCGATCTCGTCCGCATCATCGGCTCTCCCCACTCCTCCTCATACGGGCACAAGTGTCTTGGGAGGTCTGGGACGAAGGACCGATCAAATCTCAACCCTGGCCAGCGTAGACGACATTGACATGGACCGCCCAGACCGCCCACTCCGCACACTTCCGGGTCGCAGCTTCCAAAGGGTGGTGTCCGCCCCAGTAAGCAGTGCCAAAGCGATCGATGAAGGGGTGCAAGTG CCACGCATCGCGGACGATGGTTCGAAGGCCACTCTGCGTTCGAATATGGTCACGCCTGGTTTATCTCAGCGAACATTGGCCACTACTGCCAATTCGACAGCTCGACGCATTGCAGGGCTGTCGCGATTCGGTGGCCCAGCCCGAAGAGGCGTTGCTGCTCCTCAACCCGAGTTtcaggaggagcaggagacTGCGGGCGCGGAGTTGGCAG CATCGCCTGAACGCCAAGACGACGGAACATTGCAGTCGGCAGCAGAAACACCCAACTCCACTGTCGCATCGTCCACCATACGTGGGTACGGTGCTGCTACaccgcctgctcgcccagAGGCACAAGGTATGATCTTTAGGGACGGGCGGCCGGATTCTCTTCAATTGGGCCAGTCTCCTCAGCTCCGACCACGATCACCGGTGGCGATAAAGTCACCAGTACCTCTGCAGGTCTCAGGGAGGGAGAATCAGCCACAGGCCTCGACTCACCAGGACCTGATCCCCAAGAGCTCGGGCACGCCGAAGAGGCGCGACTTCGGGGTTCCGAGTCATCAACGCGTTGATCACCCCCGACCAGATAAACACATCGTTGAGGCGGAGCTTAGGCATCCGCTACGCGCTACACGACCGGCTCCGGTTCAGCCACAGCCCACCACAGGGGCCAGAGTCTCGTCTTGGTCCGGGCAACCTTCCCCTCGGGCGGAGGTTCAGCCACTTCCGGCCCCGCAGCCTCTACCGCAGGCCGTGCGACGATCGTTCGTA GTCAATCATGCTCCGTACGAGcgtcttggcctccttggaAAGGGTGGCTCATCCAAAGTGTACTCAGTGCTCTGCCCAACGAAGCGCGCTGTTTTCGCTTTGAAGCGAGTGTCTCTGGAACACGCCGATCCTGAAACGTACCAAAGCTATACCAACGAGATCGAGCTTCTGCGCCGCCTACGTGGACATGACCGTATCATTCAACTTATCGACCATCAAATTACCTTCAGCGAGGGAAATCGGCCCAGGACTCTTCTGATG GTTATGGAATGTGGCGAGATTGATTTTGCGGCCCTTCTGGATGATCAGCGAGGCAAGCCGTTGAATCTGAACTTCGTCGGCCTCTATTGGCAGCAA ATGCTGGAGGCAGTTCACGCAGTCCATGCTGAAAACGTTGTTCACACGGACCTCAAGCCTGCCAACTTTGTTCTCGTGAAGGGCCGTCTGAAGATCATCGACTTCGGAATCGCGAAGGCTATCGCAAACGACACCGTCAACATTCAGCGGGAGCAGCAG ATTGGCACAGTCAACTACATGTCACCTGAGGCCATCCAACGCATGAACAACCAGAAGGTGCTCAAG CTGTCATATCCCAGCGACGTCTGGTCGCTTGGTTGCATCCTGTATCAGATGATCTACGGCAGCCCGCCCTTCCATCACATTACAGCTGGGCCCCTTGCCAAGATGAACGCTATTGCGGACCCCTCATATCGCATAACGTATCCCCCAACGGCCATCGCAAAGACGTCGAGTTTACCGGGACAACCGTCGCCCACGTCCGTACCGGTCGTTGTACCCACGACAGCAATCTCTACCATGCGCAGCTGTCTGGCATACAACAAGGACAACCGTTTAACGATCCCGAAGCTACTCCAGCATGACTTCTTAACACGAAATG AACCCACCGTCCCAAGCCTCCCACCAAACTCGACTTCAATAACAGAAAGTCAAATGGCCATGCTTGTCAACTTTGTTCTCCGCGAGAATGGTCTGCCCACGTTAGCCGGTAATGACCGGAC
- the mph1_1 gene encoding Serine/threonine-protein kinase mph1, with the protein MTQASPSTPIAVNGMGGQALGKPIWDNEGDEDESFEVQVPDFHFDWGVEDPSSASKNNSESSGGARSTHVTQHSLSSLAQASPSNVSSSSSNRFLTRVADHSISSASSALPTPPHTGTSVLGGLGRRTDQISTLASVDDIDMDRPDRPLRTLPGRSFQRVVSAPVSSAKAIDEGVQVPRIADDGSKATLRSNMVTPGLSQRTLATTANSTARRIAGLSRFGGPARRGVAAPQPEFQEEQETAGAELAASPERQDDGTLQSAAETPNSTVASSTIRGYGAATPPARPEAQGMIFRDGRPDSLQLGQSPQLRPRSPVAIKSPVPLQVSGRENQPQASTHQDLIPKSSGTPKRRDFGVPSHQRVDHPRPDKHIVEAELRHPLRATRPAPVQPQPTTGARVSSWSGQPSPRAEVQPLPAPQPLPQAVRRSFVVNHAPYERLGLLGKGGSSKVYSVLCPTKRAVFALKRVSLEHADPETYQSYTNEIELLRRLRGHDRIIQLIDHQITFSEGNRPRTLLMVMECGEIDFAALLDDQRGKPLNLNFVGLYWQQMLEAVHAVHAENVVHTDLKPANFVLVKGRLKIIDFGIAKAIANDTVNIQREQQVSIQPMQSILMLQIGTVNYMSPEAIQRMNNQKVLKLSYPSDVWSLGCILYQMIYGSPPFHHITAGPLAKMNAIADPSYRITYPPTAIAKTSSLPGQPSPTSVPVVVPTTAISTMRSCLAYNKDNRLTIPKLLQHDFLTRNEPTVPSLPPNSTSITESQMAMLVNFVLRENGLPTLAGNDRTAEDLFSQLQSQNALSQS; encoded by the exons ATGACACAAGCATCTCCATCGACCCCTATAGCCGTAAACGGCATGGGTGGTCAAGCCCTTGGAAAACCCATCTGGGACAATGAAGGCGACGAAGACGAGTCGTTCGAGGTCCAAGTCCCAGACTTCCACTTTGACTGGGGAGTGGAAGACCCCTCGTCTGCATCCAAGAACAACTCCGAGTCCTCGggtggcgcgcgcagcacacACGTAACCCAACACTCGCTGTCATCGCTGGCCCAGGCGTCCCCCTCCAACGtctcctcatcgtcctcaaATCGCTTCCTCACCCGTGTTGCTGATCACTCGATCTCGTCCGCATCATCGGCTCTCCCCACTCCTCCTCATACGGGCACAAGTGTCTTGGGAGGTCTGGGACGAAGGACCGATCAAATCTCAACCCTGGCCAGCGTAGACGACATTGACATGGACCGCCCAGACCGCCCACTCCGCACACTTCCGGGTCGCAGCTTCCAAAGGGTGGTGTCCGCCCCAGTAAGCAGTGCCAAAGCGATCGATGAAGGGGTGCAAGTG CCACGCATCGCGGACGATGGTTCGAAGGCCACTCTGCGTTCGAATATGGTCACGCCTGGTTTATCTCAGCGAACATTGGCCACTACTGCCAATTCGACAGCTCGACGCATTGCAGGGCTGTCGCGATTCGGTGGCCCAGCCCGAAGAGGCGTTGCTGCTCCTCAACCCGAGTTtcaggaggagcaggagacTGCGGGCGCGGAGTTGGCAG CATCGCCTGAACGCCAAGACGACGGAACATTGCAGTCGGCAGCAGAAACACCCAACTCCACTGTCGCATCGTCCACCATACGTGGGTACGGTGCTGCTACaccgcctgctcgcccagAGGCACAAGGTATGATCTTTAGGGACGGGCGGCCGGATTCTCTTCAATTGGGCCAGTCTCCTCAGCTCCGACCACGATCACCGGTGGCGATAAAGTCACCAGTACCTCTGCAGGTCTCAGGGAGGGAGAATCAGCCACAGGCCTCGACTCACCAGGACCTGATCCCCAAGAGCTCGGGCACGCCGAAGAGGCGCGACTTCGGGGTTCCGAGTCATCAACGCGTTGATCACCCCCGACCAGATAAACACATCGTTGAGGCGGAGCTTAGGCATCCGCTACGCGCTACACGACCGGCTCCGGTTCAGCCACAGCCCACCACAGGGGCCAGAGTCTCGTCTTGGTCCGGGCAACCTTCCCCTCGGGCGGAGGTTCAGCCACTTCCGGCCCCGCAGCCTCTACCGCAGGCCGTGCGACGATCGTTCGTA GTCAATCATGCTCCGTACGAGcgtcttggcctccttggaAAGGGTGGCTCATCCAAAGTGTACTCAGTGCTCTGCCCAACGAAGCGCGCTGTTTTCGCTTTGAAGCGAGTGTCTCTGGAACACGCCGATCCTGAAACGTACCAAAGCTATACCAACGAGATCGAGCTTCTGCGCCGCCTACGTGGACATGACCGTATCATTCAACTTATCGACCATCAAATTACCTTCAGCGAGGGAAATCGGCCCAGGACTCTTCTGATG GTTATGGAATGTGGCGAGATTGATTTTGCGGCCCTTCTGGATGATCAGCGAGGCAAGCCGTTGAATCTGAACTTCGTCGGCCTCTATTGGCAGCAA ATGCTGGAGGCAGTTCACGCAGTCCATGCTGAAAACGTTGTTCACACGGACCTCAAGCCTGCCAACTTTGTTCTCGTGAAGGGCCGTCTGAAGATCATCGACTTCGGAATCGCGAAGGCTATCGCAAACGACACCGTCAACATTCAGCGGGAGCAGCAGGTGAGCATCCAGCCAATGCAATCAATACTAATGCTGCAGATTGGCACAGTCAACTACATGTCACCTGAGGCCATCCAACGCATGAACAACCAGAAGGTGCTCAAG CTGTCATATCCCAGCGACGTCTGGTCGCTTGGTTGCATCCTGTATCAGATGATCTACGGCAGCCCGCCCTTCCATCACATTACAGCTGGGCCCCTTGCCAAGATGAACGCTATTGCGGACCCCTCATATCGCATAACGTATCCCCCAACGGCCATCGCAAAGACGTCGAGTTTACCGGGACAACCGTCGCCCACGTCCGTACCGGTCGTTGTACCCACGACAGCAATCTCTACCATGCGCAGCTGTCTGGCATACAACAAGGACAACCGTTTAACGATCCCGAAGCTACTCCAGCATGACTTCTTAACACGAAATG AACCCACCGTCCCAAGCCTCCCACCAAACTCGACTTCAATAACAGAAAGTCAAATGGCCATGCTTGTCAACTTTGTTCTCCGCGAGAATGGTCTGCCCACGTTAGCCGGTAATGACCGGAC